From Salmo salar chromosome ssa04, Ssal_v3.1, whole genome shotgun sequence, one genomic window encodes:
- the LOC106603399 gene encoding diacylglycerol O-acyltransferase 2 translates to MKQKKTKLKDFLENISVLQWILTFLLLGLACIGLMVYLMFTSLWPLPTLYFIWQLKDWHTPERGGRRTAFVRNWKMWKHVRDYFPMKLVKTAELNPNKNYILGCHPHGVMSMGAFTSFSTEACGFMDLFPGVRSCLCILGGIFKVPLYREYAMATGCYPVSKPSLEHLLSKSGKGNAVVIVIGGAAESLLSLPGVNTVYMKQRKGFVRVALEFGADLVPVYSYGENNIFRQVIFTEDSVGWRLQQLFKKLMGFAPCLFVGECWFWMPYHCPVTTVVGSPIPVPKRPSPTQEEVDHYHGLYMEALAKLFHGHKASCGLSDSHELRII, encoded by the exons ATGAAGCAGAAAAAGACTAAATTGAAGGATTTCCTAGAGAATATCAGTGTACTGCAATGGATACTGACCTTCCTCTTATTAG GTCTGGCTTGTATTGGGTTGATGGTGTACCTTATGTTTACCTCTCTGTGGCCACTGCCTACTCTCTACTTCATATGGCAGTTGAAGGACTGGCACACACCTGAAAGAG GGGGCAGGAGAACTGCATTTGTGAGAAACTGGAAAATGTGGAAACATGTAAGGGACTACTTCCCAATGAAG TTGGTGAAGACAGCGGAGTTGAACCCAAACAAGAACTACATCTTAGGGTGTCATCCTCATGGTGTCATGAGTATGGGAGCCTTTACCTCTTTCAGCACTGAGGCCTGTGGCTTTATGGACCTCTTCCCTGGGGTGCGCTCCTGCCTCTGCATACTAGGTGGCATCTTCAAGGTCCCCCTCTACAGGGAATATGCCATGGCCACAG GTTGTTATCCAGTCAGCAAGCCCAGTctagagcaccttctgtctaaaAGTGGGAAAGGCAATGCGGTAGTGATTGTGATAGGGGGCGCTGCTGAGTCTCTGCTGAGTCTGCCTGGGGTCAATACTGTGTATATGAAGCAGAGGAAAGGCTTCGTCCGGGTGGCCCTGGAGTTTGG GGCTGACCTCGTGCCCGTCTACTCGTATGGGGAGAACAATATCTTCCGCCAGGTGATCTTCACAGAGGACAGTGTGGGCTGGAGGTTGCAGCAACTCTTTAAGAAGCTCATGGGCTTTGCCCCCTGTCTGTTCGTGGGTGAATGCTGGTTCTGGATGCCTTACCACTGCCCTGTCACCACTGTCG TGGGTAGTCCTATCCCAGTGCCAAAGCGGCCTTCCCCCACTCAGGAGGAAGTGGATCACTACCATGGCCTCTACATGGAGGCCCTGGCCAAGCTCTTCCATGGACACAAGGCCAGCTGTGGACTCTCAGACAGCCACGAGCTGCGCATCATATAG